The Pelmatolapia mariae isolate MD_Pm_ZW linkage group LG9, Pm_UMD_F_2, whole genome shotgun sequence genome has a segment encoding these proteins:
- the LOC134634382 gene encoding putative zinc finger protein 702 isoform X3, with product MSSTQKDQHGARSQRSQEADKPHRRKREKTYTCDECGKDFTEKAKLKRHQVIHTGERPFSCDLCGKSFSWKTNLKTHQLIHSGVKAYSCDQCGRAFTQSSSLQRHLVTHSGIKAYTCDICGKTFSQRGYRNIHLRIHTRHDVYSCEQCGKYFATDAQLQQHMFTHTEGRPYKCDLCEKTFKSPLNLRGHQQIHTRKRLYKCSYCEKQSDTDGSSSQPCHHCGVVRQP from the exons atgagctcaacacagaag gaccaacatggagcgagaagtcagcgctctcaggaggccgacaaacctcacagaagaaagagagagaaaacatacacctgtgacgagtgtgggaaggattttactgAGAAGGCTAAACTAAAAcgtcatcaggtcatccacactggagagagaccgttcagctgtgacttgtgtggaaagtctttttcctggAAGACTAacctaaaaacacaccaactcatccacagtggagttaaagcgtacagctgtgatcagtgtggcagagcttttactcaaagTAGCAGCTTACAGaggcatctagttacccactctggaattaaggcatacacctgtgacatctgtggaaaaactttcagccagaGAGGGTACCGAAATatacacctacgcattcacaccagacatgatgtgtacagctgtgaACAGTGTGGCAAATACTTTGCTACAGATGCACAGTTACAAcaacacatgtttacccacactgagggacgaccttataaatgtgacctgtgtgagaagacttttaaatctccactTAACCTGAGAggacaccaacagatccacaccagaaagagactctacaagtgcagttactgtgag aagcagagcgacacagatggatccagttctcaaccctgtcatcactgtggAG tggtgAGGCAGCCATGA
- the LOC134634382 gene encoding zinc finger protein 595-like isoform X1 codes for MSSTQKDQHGARSQRSQEADKPHRRKREKTYTCDECGKDFTEKAKLKRHQVIHTGERPFSCDLCGKSFSWKTNLKTHQLIHSGVKAYSCDQCGRAFTQSSSLQRHLVTHSGIKAYTCDICGKTFSQRGYRNIHLRIHTRHDVYSCEQCGKYFATDAQLQQHMFTHTEGRPYKCDLCEKTFKSPLNLRGHQQIHTRKRLYKCSYCEKQSDTDGSSSQPCHHCGGGKDFHCDPCGKTFSWHQFRHTGGKLKYCKECGRSFTTSTELKRHELIHSGVKKHLCDQCGSSFTTAWELKTHKRVHTGEKPYKCRHCDKSFSQSANRNNHERTHMEGNYSCDQCDKSFRNLSSYSTHKRSHVTNKLFHCYQCAQTFTSLSALCKHQRDHSGLKSLPSLDHSESEETERSSGFSVRLKNLEIRLHRVQIESFKLVLN; via the exons atgagctcaacacagaag gaccaacatggagcgagaagtcagcgctctcaggaggccgacaaacctcacagaagaaagagagagaaaacatacacctgtgacgagtgtgggaaggattttactgAGAAGGCTAAACTAAAAcgtcatcaggtcatccacactggagagagaccgttcagctgtgacttgtgtggaaagtctttttcctggAAGACTAacctaaaaacacaccaactcatccacagtggagttaaagcgtacagctgtgatcagtgtggcagagcttttactcaaagTAGCAGCTTACAGaggcatctagttacccactctggaattaaggcatacacctgtgacatctgtggaaaaactttcagccagaGAGGGTACCGAAATatacacctacgcattcacaccagacatgatgtgtacagctgtgaACAGTGTGGCAAATACTTTGCTACAGATGCACAGTTACAAcaacacatgtttacccacactgagggacgaccttataaatgtgacctgtgtgagaagacttttaaatctccactTAACCTGAGAggacaccaacagatccacaccagaaagagactctacaagtgcagttactgtgag aagcagagcgacacagatggatccagttctcaaccctgtcatcactgtggAGGTGGGAAAGACTTTCATTGTGACccctgtggaaaaactttcagttggCATCAATTTAGACACACTGGAGGCAAACTGAAATattgcaaagaatgtgggagaagcttcACCACATCAACTGAGTTAAAACGCCATGAACTGattcacagtggggttaaaaagcacctctgtgatcagtgtgggtcatccttcaccactgcatgggagcttaaaacacacaaacgagtccacacaggagagaaaccatacaagtgcagacactgtgacaaaagcttctcacaatcAGCTAATCGTAACAAtcatgaacgtacacacatggaaggaaactacagctgtgaccagtgtgacaagagcttcaggaatctcagttcatactccacacacaaacgatcccacgttactaataaactgtttcactgttaccaatgtgcccaAACATTCACCTCATTGTCTGCtttgtgcaaacatcagcgtgatcactcagggctgaaatcactcccatcactggatcacagtgaatctgaagagacagaaagatcctctggTTTCAGTGTCAGACTCAAAAatcttgagatcaggctccacagagttcagatagaATCATTTAAACTTGTGTTGAACTGA
- the LOC134634382 gene encoding zinc finger protein 595-like isoform X2, whose translation MSSTQKDQHGARSQRSQEADKPHRRKREKTYTCDECGKDFTEKAKLKRHQVIHTGERPFSCDLCGKSFSWKTNLKTHQLIHSGVKAYSCDQCGRAFTQSSSLQRHLVTHSGIKAYTCDICGKTFSQRGYRNIHLRIHTRHDVYSCEQCGKYFATDAQLQQHMFTHTEGRPYKCDLCEKTFKSPLNLRGHQQIHTRKRLYKCSYCEQSDTDGSSSQPCHHCGGGKDFHCDPCGKTFSWHQFRHTGGKLKYCKECGRSFTTSTELKRHELIHSGVKKHLCDQCGSSFTTAWELKTHKRVHTGEKPYKCRHCDKSFSQSANRNNHERTHMEGNYSCDQCDKSFRNLSSYSTHKRSHVTNKLFHCYQCAQTFTSLSALCKHQRDHSGLKSLPSLDHSESEETERSSGFSVRLKNLEIRLHRVQIESFKLVLN comes from the exons atgagctcaacacagaag gaccaacatggagcgagaagtcagcgctctcaggaggccgacaaacctcacagaagaaagagagagaaaacatacacctgtgacgagtgtgggaaggattttactgAGAAGGCTAAACTAAAAcgtcatcaggtcatccacactggagagagaccgttcagctgtgacttgtgtggaaagtctttttcctggAAGACTAacctaaaaacacaccaactcatccacagtggagttaaagcgtacagctgtgatcagtgtggcagagcttttactcaaagTAGCAGCTTACAGaggcatctagttacccactctggaattaaggcatacacctgtgacatctgtggaaaaactttcagccagaGAGGGTACCGAAATatacacctacgcattcacaccagacatgatgtgtacagctgtgaACAGTGTGGCAAATACTTTGCTACAGATGCACAGTTACAAcaacacatgtttacccacactgagggacgaccttataaatgtgacctgtgtgagaagacttttaaatctccactTAACCTGAGAggacaccaacagatccacaccagaaagagactctacaagtgcagttactgtgag cagagcgacacagatggatccagttctcaaccctgtcatcactgtggAGGTGGGAAAGACTTTCATTGTGACccctgtggaaaaactttcagttggCATCAATTTAGACACACTGGAGGCAAACTGAAATattgcaaagaatgtgggagaagcttcACCACATCAACTGAGTTAAAACGCCATGAACTGattcacagtggggttaaaaagcacctctgtgatcagtgtgggtcatccttcaccactgcatgggagcttaaaacacacaaacgagtccacacaggagagaaaccatacaagtgcagacactgtgacaaaagcttctcacaatcAGCTAATCGTAACAAtcatgaacgtacacacatggaaggaaactacagctgtgaccagtgtgacaagagcttcaggaatctcagttcatactccacacacaaacgatcccacgttactaataaactgtttcactgttaccaatgtgcccaAACATTCACCTCATTGTCTGCtttgtgcaaacatcagcgtgatcactcagggctgaaatcactcccatcactggatcacagtgaatctgaagagacagaaagatcctctggTTTCAGTGTCAGACTCAAAAatcttgagatcaggctccacagagttcagatagaATCATTTAAACTTGTGTTGAACTGA